The Methylomusa anaerophila genome has a segment encoding these proteins:
- a CDS encoding helix-turn-helix domain-containing protein, which translates to MKERETDLKDPVTKAIQRRVSVLQLAEVLGNVSEACRCSGMNRTSFYEWKKRFQTQGIEGLKNLPPIHRTHPQRTPPAVEAKVIAASLDHPDWGCLKLEACVKSQGIHVSSTTIQKILLCHNLGSRPQRWLRLEKKYLMEGLPLNSEAVRKIEQYNPCFKERYTAVNRPGELLAQDSFYVGTLSDLGQIYLHAVVDMYNSFAFGLLYAGRAPKCAVAVLRNQVLPFFREKKIPVGAVVTDNGREFYGKETHYENFLALNGVKHRRPQGRNPKTNGFIERFKRTVLKEFFLIAFQNKFYNTVEGLQADFDVWLAAYNYERPHLGYRNFGKRPIDMIND; encoded by the coding sequence ATGAAAGAACGGGAGACGGACCTGAAAGACCCGGTAACGAAGGCCATTCAGCGAAGAGTGTCTGTACTGCAACTGGCCGAAGTTCTGGGGAATGTTTCGGAAGCCTGCAGATGTTCCGGTATGAACCGGACCAGTTTCTATGAATGGAAAAAGCGGTTTCAAACCCAGGGAATAGAAGGCTTGAAAAATCTGCCGCCGATTCACAGGACACACCCGCAGAGGACACCGCCCGCAGTTGAGGCGAAAGTGATCGCGGCCAGTTTGGATCATCCCGACTGGGGTTGTTTGAAACTGGAAGCTTGTGTGAAATCACAGGGCATTCATGTCAGTTCAACCACCATCCAAAAAATCTTGCTTTGTCATAATCTGGGTTCCCGGCCCCAACGTTGGTTAAGACTGGAAAAAAAGTATCTAATGGAAGGGTTGCCGCTTAATTCTGAAGCGGTCAGGAAAATTGAACAATATAATCCTTGTTTTAAGGAGCGCTATACGGCAGTGAACCGCCCCGGCGAATTGTTGGCGCAAGACTCTTTTTATGTGGGCACCCTCTCAGATCTAGGCCAGATTTATCTGCATGCCGTGGTCGATATGTATAATTCCTTTGCCTTTGGGCTGCTTTATGCCGGCAGAGCGCCCAAATGCGCCGTGGCTGTGCTTCGTAACCAGGTGCTGCCGTTCTTCCGGGAGAAAAAAATTCCGGTAGGTGCTGTTGTCACAGACAACGGACGGGAGTTTTACGGTAAAGAAACGCATTATGAGAATTTCCTGGCGCTTAACGGCGTGAAACACCGGCGCCCGCAGGGACGGAATCCGAAAACCAATGGCTTTATTGAACGGTTTAAGCGTACGGTTCTGAAGGAGTTTTTCCTCATAGCCTTTCAAAACAAGTTCTATAACACTGTTGAAGGGTTGCAGGCGGATTTTGATGTTTGGCTGGCTGCTTACAACTATGAACGGCCGCACTTAGGCTATCGCAATTTTGGGAAGCGGCCTATTGATATGATTAATGATTAA
- a CDS encoding metallophosphoesterase family protein codes for MKDKTGSIHILSRRSFLQLALGTAAAMAFDPATAFAALPVGKYLDNVKFVVLSDTHYYDPSLGTTGPAFEAYLAQDRKMLAESKTTLESVINAIKKSDAQFVIVCGDLTKDGEYLCHQKFADYMRELAQAGKPVYVINGNHDIDCPNAYSYSGSTKTRVPNTSGSEFKRIYNECGYNKAIAVDPNSLSYVVEPAKGLRLVAMDSCVYGATRGSFTTDRLNWIKNQIKASVAEGKTVIGMMHHGIVPHFSAQPQFWGEYVVENYDQVAKELSSLGMKIVFTGHFHAQDIAEKQITGANGDFLIDVETGSLVTYPIPYRYVEFSPDRKKLRTISQRVTTTAYNTGNVDFQTYAKNFTANNMKDLLIQYLAILLRGSYPTYTDAQLTAMATGYAATKITPSLTVSDIFIAAMIAHYQGDENPDSQTRSIYQSLASSSDATVRMMGQYLVSIGTESLLADNNNVIDLVTGKSLQTF; via the coding sequence ATGAAGGATAAAACCGGTTCCATACATATTCTGAGCCGCAGAAGTTTTTTGCAGCTGGCTCTGGGGACCGCGGCGGCAATGGCATTCGACCCAGCAACAGCTTTCGCTGCTCTTCCTGTCGGCAAGTATTTAGACAATGTCAAATTTGTCGTTCTCTCCGATACCCATTATTATGATCCCAGCCTTGGCACAACAGGCCCGGCCTTTGAAGCCTATCTCGCGCAAGATAGAAAGATGCTGGCCGAAAGCAAGACAACCCTTGAAAGCGTCATCAACGCCATAAAGAAAAGTGACGCCCAGTTTGTCATCGTGTGCGGCGACTTGACAAAAGACGGGGAATACCTTTGTCACCAGAAGTTTGCCGACTACATGCGCGAACTTGCCCAAGCGGGAAAACCGGTGTATGTCATTAATGGAAACCACGACATCGATTGCCCTAATGCCTATAGCTACAGCGGCAGCACCAAAACGAGGGTACCAAATACCTCCGGCAGCGAATTTAAGCGTATTTATAACGAATGTGGTTACAATAAGGCTATTGCCGTAGACCCCAACTCACTGAGTTATGTTGTCGAACCGGCTAAGGGCCTTCGCCTGGTCGCTATGGACTCTTGTGTGTATGGGGCAACCAGGGGCAGCTTCACAACAGACCGATTAAATTGGATAAAAAACCAAATTAAAGCGTCCGTTGCTGAAGGCAAAACAGTAATCGGCATGATGCATCATGGTATCGTACCCCACTTCTCCGCCCAACCACAGTTTTGGGGAGAATATGTTGTAGAAAATTATGATCAAGTGGCAAAAGAATTAAGCAGTCTCGGAATGAAGATAGTGTTTACGGGACACTTCCACGCTCAGGATATAGCGGAGAAACAAATTACTGGCGCCAACGGCGATTTCCTCATCGATGTGGAAACGGGATCACTAGTTACCTACCCTATTCCTTACCGTTACGTGGAGTTTTCTCCCGATAGAAAGAAACTGAGAACGATTTCTCAGAGAGTAACAACCACTGCTTACAATACAGGCAATGTTGACTTCCAGACCTACGCCAAAAATTTTACCGCCAATAATATGAAAGATTTGCTGATTCAATATTTGGCAATCCTATTAAGGGGATCTTACCCTACTTACACTGACGCTCAGTTAACTGCAATGGCAACAGGTTATGCAGCAACCAAAATAACTCCTTCTCTGACTGTATCCGACATATTTATAGCCGCTATGATCGCCCATTACCAAGGTGACGAAAATCCCGACTCTCAAACCAGGTCTATTTACCAATCACTGGCTTCTTCTAGCGATGCAACCGTCAGAATGATGGGCCAGTACCTGGTTTCCATCGGTACAGAAAGCTTGCTGGCCGATAATAATAATGTGATCGATCTGGTAACGGGTAAATCGCTGCAGACATTCTAG
- a CDS encoding flavin reductase, with amino-acid sequence MSKWRCNVCGYVYEGEKPPAECPICGVGPEEFSSVGETTVATARPIPAKRWKCTVCDYVHVGETPPDVCPLCGAGSDAFVLLSDDAQSLTAEAIAAAGLGTARSALNKVSYGLYIITSVNAGQLNGQCCNTAFQLTDQPTRLAVCLNKENLTHEYIMASAVFAISMLSTNQLDMVRHFGYQSGRNVNKFKDIEYIAGKNGCPILKNGVAYVEGTILPEKSVDVGTHTLFIGDVTAGRMIVDEDPLTYHLYRENRAK; translated from the coding sequence ATGAGCAAATGGCGCTGCAATGTCTGCGGATATGTGTATGAGGGAGAGAAACCTCCGGCGGAATGTCCCATCTGCGGAGTCGGTCCGGAAGAGTTTTCATCTGTTGGCGAAACTACTGTCGCAACAGCCCGGCCGATTCCTGCCAAACGTTGGAAGTGTACTGTGTGCGATTACGTTCATGTGGGCGAAACCCCGCCTGATGTCTGCCCGTTATGCGGCGCTGGATCTGACGCGTTCGTCCTCTTAAGTGATGACGCTCAATCCCTTACTGCCGAGGCAATCGCCGCTGCCGGACTGGGCACCGCCAGATCGGCCCTTAATAAAGTCAGCTATGGACTATATATTATTACTTCCGTTAATGCCGGCCAATTGAACGGCCAATGCTGTAACACCGCTTTCCAGCTAACCGACCAGCCGACGCGGCTGGCCGTCTGTCTTAACAAAGAAAATCTAACCCATGAATATATAATGGCCAGCGCGGTATTCGCCATATCCATGCTGAGTACTAATCAGTTGGATATGGTCCGGCATTTTGGCTATCAGTCCGGACGCAATGTAAATAAGTTTAAGGATATAGAGTATATAGCCGGAAAAAATGGCTGTCCCATATTGAAAAACGGGGTAGCGTATGTGGAAGGAACAATTCTTCCCGAAAAAAGTGTTGATGTCGGAACCCATACTTTGTTTATAGGCGATGTAACCGCCGGCCGGATGATTGTAGATGAAGATCCTCTCACCTATCACCTATATCGGGAAAACAGGGCAAAATAA
- a CDS encoding flavodoxin: MKKVSVIYWSGTGNTQKMAEAIAEGASLDGVAVSLISVDKASHEDVLNSNALALGCPSMGDEALEEEEMEPFIHSLEGENLAGKPLALFGSYDWGDGQWMRDWTERMKNQGAALVDNGLIIQSTPDDAGEAKCKELGAKLASAAR, translated from the coding sequence ATGAAAAAAGTATCGGTTATTTACTGGAGCGGGACAGGAAATACACAAAAAATGGCTGAAGCAATTGCCGAAGGCGCAAGCTTGGATGGGGTTGCCGTAAGCTTAATTTCCGTCGACAAAGCTTCGCACGAGGATGTACTTAACTCAAATGCCTTGGCTCTTGGTTGCCCGTCCATGGGAGATGAGGCCTTGGAAGAAGAAGAAATGGAACCTTTCATTCATTCCCTGGAGGGAGAAAACCTGGCCGGAAAACCATTGGCCTTATTCGGCTCTTATGATTGGGGCGACGGTCAGTGGATGCGGGATTGGACGGAACGAATGAAAAATCAGGGCGCCGCCCTGGTGGACAACGGGCTGATTATCCAAAGTACTCCGGACGATGCCGGAGAGGCTAAGTGCAAGGAACTGGGGGCAAAACTTGCGTCCGCTGCCCGCTAG
- a CDS encoding heavy metal translocating P-type ATPase has product MEELVMPKSPAKKKSSFFSSLPAEFWTYGLTGISGLFLILSWFGLFKEQAGFDLAWISIIISGTPILKGAVIGLFVNRDIKAGVLISIALIAAVFVGEYFAAGEVAFIMMLGELLEERTVSKAKAGIKDLISVVPPTARVRRDGQEINIPAEKVQVGDMVLVKPGEYIPVDGIVASGQSAVNQAAVTGESMPVDKLPGDEVYIGSLNQLGSLGIKATKVGEDTTLAKVIKLVEEAEKSKAPIIRTADRWAAWMVPAALLTAILVYVFTADIIRAVTILIVFCPCALCLATPTAMMAGIGQAAKTGILVKSGQAMEVSGKITAVIFDKTGTLTKGKPMVTEIKAFNALSEQKLLQLAAIAEKFSEHPLSQAIIKKAYEENLTVPDPDSFKVRLGHGLEANYSGSLILIGNRKLMKQESIPLAHEIEIFITQAEEKGQTALLLAVGGSLAGVITVADPVREESAEAVKRLQEDGIREIWLLTGDNPRTAAAIAAATNITRYVAEQLPEQKGKVVNRLKEQGYQVAMVGDGINDAPALALADIGIAMGATGTDVAVQTADIALMSNDIGKISQLINLSRQTLRTINFNILLSMLINFVAIVLASLGIMGPILGALVHNAGSVLVIANSARLMKWQSA; this is encoded by the coding sequence GTGGAAGAATTAGTAATGCCCAAATCGCCGGCCAAGAAAAAAAGCAGTTTTTTCTCAAGTCTGCCGGCAGAATTTTGGACTTATGGGCTTACCGGTATTTCCGGTTTATTTTTGATATTGAGCTGGTTCGGCCTGTTTAAAGAGCAAGCGGGTTTTGACCTGGCCTGGATAAGCATTATTATCAGCGGCACACCTATTTTAAAAGGTGCGGTCATTGGGTTGTTCGTCAATAGAGATATTAAAGCCGGCGTACTTATCAGCATAGCATTAATTGCCGCGGTGTTTGTCGGGGAATATTTTGCCGCCGGTGAAGTAGCCTTTATTATGATGCTTGGCGAGTTATTGGAAGAGAGAACGGTATCCAAGGCTAAAGCCGGTATTAAAGATCTGATTAGTGTTGTTCCCCCCACGGCAAGGGTTCGCCGTGACGGTCAGGAAATTAATATTCCTGCCGAAAAAGTTCAGGTCGGCGATATGGTTTTGGTGAAGCCCGGCGAATATATTCCGGTAGACGGAATAGTTGCTTCCGGCCAATCTGCGGTAAACCAGGCTGCAGTTACAGGAGAGTCTATGCCCGTGGATAAGCTGCCTGGTGATGAAGTCTATATAGGTTCGTTAAATCAGTTAGGATCCTTAGGGATAAAGGCTACTAAAGTAGGCGAAGACACCACTCTGGCTAAGGTGATCAAACTGGTGGAAGAAGCTGAAAAAAGCAAAGCCCCTATAATCCGTACGGCTGACCGCTGGGCGGCATGGATGGTGCCGGCAGCCCTGCTCACAGCCATACTGGTCTATGTTTTTACCGCTGATATTATCCGGGCGGTGACCATCCTGATTGTTTTTTGCCCTTGCGCCCTCTGTTTGGCCACTCCTACCGCCATGATGGCCGGCATCGGCCAGGCAGCGAAAACCGGTATCCTGGTCAAAAGCGGGCAAGCTATGGAGGTCAGCGGCAAAATTACTGCCGTAATTTTTGATAAAACCGGCACTTTAACCAAAGGAAAACCAATGGTTACTGAGATAAAAGCATTTAATGCCTTAAGTGAACAAAAATTACTGCAATTAGCAGCTATTGCGGAAAAATTTTCTGAGCATCCTTTGTCCCAAGCTATCATCAAAAAGGCCTATGAGGAAAATTTAACTGTCCCGGACCCTGATTCATTTAAAGTACGATTGGGTCATGGGCTAGAGGCAAATTATAGTGGTTCATTAATACTCATCGGTAATCGTAAACTGATGAAACAAGAATCCATACCATTGGCGCATGAGATCGAAATTTTTATCACGCAAGCTGAAGAAAAAGGACAAACCGCCCTGCTATTGGCGGTAGGCGGCAGCCTGGCCGGAGTTATAACAGTGGCTGATCCGGTTAGGGAAGAATCAGCTGAGGCGGTGAAACGACTGCAAGAAGACGGTATCCGGGAAATTTGGCTGCTGACCGGGGATAATCCCCGCACCGCGGCAGCCATCGCGGCAGCAACTAATATTACCCGCTATGTTGCTGAACAGTTGCCGGAACAAAAAGGCAAAGTAGTCAATAGATTGAAAGAACAGGGTTACCAGGTAGCGATGGTCGGCGATGGCATCAATGACGCGCCGGCCCTGGCATTAGCCGATATAGGAATTGCCATGGGTGCTACCGGAACGGATGTAGCTGTTCAAACGGCCGATATCGCCCTTATGTCTAACGACATTGGCAAAATATCGCAATTGATAAATTTAAGCCGGCAAACTTTGCGAACAATTAATTTCAATATTTTATTGTCCATGCTGATTAATTTCGTTGCAATAGTTCTAGCTTCCCTTGGTATTATGGGGCCAATTCTCGGAGCATTAGTCCATAACGCCGGTTCAGTGCTGGTAATAGCCAATTCCGCTCGTCTAATGAAGTGGCAAAGTGCATAA
- a CDS encoding MarR family winged helix-turn-helix transcriptional regulator, whose translation MPVVDEFTHELFIFFNGFASWENSVIRAGNLTVAEAHAVEILGTYGPINMKNLAQKLGVTTGTTTVTVDRLEKEGYAQRESVKEDRRVYLITLTDKGKKAFAEHHKYHNTLTEQVLSILSAEESAQMLAILKKVNAEIF comes from the coding sequence ATGCCTGTGGTTGATGAATTTACCCATGAATTGTTTATTTTTTTCAATGGATTTGCTTCCTGGGAAAATTCGGTAATACGGGCCGGCAATTTAACGGTGGCCGAAGCTCACGCCGTTGAAATACTCGGCACATATGGTCCAATAAACATGAAAAATCTCGCGCAAAAATTAGGCGTTACCACAGGGACTACCACCGTTACCGTTGACCGCCTGGAAAAAGAAGGGTACGCCCAACGGGAGTCGGTGAAGGAAGACCGCCGGGTTTACTTGATAACTCTGACTGACAAAGGCAAAAAGGCTTTTGCCGAACATCATAAATACCATAACACTCTGACCGAACAAGTGTTGTCTATTCTCTCGGCAGAAGAGAGCGCGCAAATGTTAGCAATATTAAAAAAGGTTAATGCCGAGATTTTTTAA
- a CDS encoding MaoC family dehydratase: protein MVKMVRNIKFADIKIGDKASMSKTITAHDVYTYANLTGDLNPLHTDADYAKTTVFKEPIAHGMLSAGFISAVLGTVLPGANTIYLGQELSFKAPVKIGDTVTATVEVMEKIEGKSRLILKTTVTNQAGTVVIDGKATVRKKD, encoded by the coding sequence ATGGTAAAAATGGTAAGAAACATCAAGTTCGCTGATATAAAAATCGGCGATAAAGCCAGCATGTCTAAAACCATAACAGCCCATGACGTCTACACTTATGCAAATCTGACCGGCGACCTCAACCCCTTGCATACTGACGCTGACTATGCCAAAACCACTGTATTCAAAGAACCTATCGCTCACGGCATGCTGTCGGCAGGTTTTATCTCCGCTGTCCTGGGGACTGTCCTTCCCGGCGCCAATACCATCTATCTTGGCCAGGAACTGTCTTTCAAGGCCCCGGTCAAAATTGGTGATACCGTTACCGCTACCGTAGAAGTCATGGAAAAAATCGAAGGGAAAAGCCGCTTGATTTTAAAAACTACTGTAACCAATCAAGCAGGGACCGTAGTAATCGACGGCAAAGCCACTGTAAGAAAAAAAGATTAA